Part of the Xenopus laevis strain J_2021 chromosome 2S, Xenopus_laevis_v10.1, whole genome shotgun sequence genome is shown below.
gaagaaagctttgggacttatatcattttttgatataaatttttctacAACTTCGGAAAGTAGCCATGCCTCTTCTGTTTCCCCACCAGTGATCTATCTGCATAGTAGCCAGTGGGAATGAAACAAGGAATATTTTGTCTGCAGTAGCCAAGATGAATTGCTAAAATGTCCCTTTTGTCATTGTCCTTAATGTCACATGCAGCAGTTTTTCTAGCAGTAAAATAATGACTTTGGCCTCCCACAGCTCTAACAAGCTGCATGAAATAAAATTTGCAGTATAGCGGCTCTTTAAAAATCATGCCAGTACTATTTCCACAATATTTTGGTGGACTCACTTTCCAAAAACTGtgcttcatcctcctcctcctgctcttcATCCTCACTGCCTCCATCTCCTATTAACATCTCCCTTTGTTTAGAAGCTGCTTTTGAAGCTGCTTGTCTCTGCTGTCTGACATTTTTACGTTGCTTTTCATCATCACTGTCACCTGGAGGAAGCAAACAAACACTAAACAGGGTTTCTGTACATTTCAGttatttgctacaaaaaaaaaaacccccaacaaaactataaaacaaaaccaCCCCCTAAAATAAAGTTGGACCAAACTTCAAATGCTGTCATATAGGCACACAAtataagcaaattttcagtttaATCATGTTGTTGCTTACCTTGGGAAGATCTCTTCCTTTGTTTTGAGGCAGCTCTCTTCTTGTCAGGGGtaggttttttgccttttttactcCGCTTTGGACTTTCATAGTCACTATCTGCCTTTCCATCTCCCTCTGCCAAATCACCTTCACTGCCAAAATCTTCCTctagaaaagggagaaaaaaaaccccatttcaTTTGAAGAGACAAAGTAATAGAAAACAAAGTCATTGACCAAAGCAAGATTTGAATTAACATACATATATTATGGTAATATATAAAGGTGAATGTGCCATTTTTTCGACAGGTTTCGCAAGATGCTCagactccaatgagtgaaaaattgtcgtgtgtcaaaaaaTTGTCACCTATAGACCATTGCATTTGCCAAATTTCttgcggtttcgtgaatttttggcaaagggggtcagattcacctatcactaataGTGACGAAGAGCAATGTTTTGAATGTGGCTGTTTTAAACCGGAAGTAGCAGTGGTAACACTATGCTGAAGAAGGTGGCCTTGCTTACAGTACCCTTGCTATCAAAACAGCATCTAGGTATAAGTATTTTATTGCCATAGACACCATTAGATCAGATTTCAACTTTGTAAATTCTACGGAGGCTGCTCCAAGGCATGGTGCCTTAATATTGGGGTATGAGAAGAATGCCAGAAAACTGGCTTTCAGTATATGTGGAGCCTTTGATACAATGCAGTTTtctaaaatatcaaatattaaacTGTGGAATAAAGATAGCATCCCTTTAAATTGACTGCATATAGTGAACACTTCAATCTACCAGAAAATATATGTTGCATCAAACCAGAGCCTGGCAGTCAGAACTGCAATGCTAAAAGACATTAACACCGGAAATAAAGATACAATTTAATTTAGTCTGTTTTTATAAACATAATGAATCTATTCTACAAAAAGAGTATTTTAGTTGAGGAGGTAACCCTTTCATTTGTTTGCAAAGCGAAAGGAAtgtggagaaaaaggcacaggattgCTTCCATAAACAAAGTGTGAAATAGGACCACCAGGACAGTTTAGCAGGTCAGGACCAACACCGCATCAAAAAGAATTTTCACTTAACGTGTAGGGGATCACTCTGCTTGTATATGTTCTGCTGGTATAAGTTTCTCCACAAGGAATAACCCTAGAATCTAATGTCGATGACACGGTTTTAACAGATCAGCAGCTGATCAGATCCAAACTAGAAATTAAGTTTGCTCTTATTGGGACTCATAATTGCAGGGTTTTCAGATTAGCATATGTAGAGGCAGAAAAGTCAATTCACGAGAAATGGGTTTTGCTTGTGGAGATAATTTGAACtgcaaagcagaaggaattctgcacacacaaaaaaaaaaaaaagcactctcCAAACTTTTATTTAAAGCATAAAAATAGGTGCCTGTGTAAAGTTGTCCACTCGCTTGAATAGTAATGGTTAAAGTTACAGCACCATCCAAGGATTTAGTTTAAAAAGCCTTCTGTTATCTTAAAGCTCACATCTCTGGCAACGAAACATTTTTTCAACTTGAAAAAAGGCCGCTTCTGGGCCTGAAACATCgcaggaacatttttcaagcttgaaacatttttcatgggtaaaaaaagttgggaaacCCTGCCCTAGAGGTTGAAGATATACAACGAAGTTTTAAAGCAAGCCAGGGCAGTACCAGCGACAGGAGAGTGTTTGTAGGGCAGACAAAAGTACCATAGGAAGTGCACCACATACCTGCCAACTGATGCAGTATGTCACAGGCAGAGAAACTTAAAACATAACTCATTTCTCTTAAAAAGCAGGGAAAACAATACCCTGGGTCTAATACACATATAAGGTGAGTGGTGACAACACTTAACACCACAAAAATTAGgcaagtcacaaatagaaaaatgccaAAACCACACTATGTCCCATTTGCACACTGCGTgcgggttaaggtggccatacacggatagatccgctcgtttggcgatgtcgccaaacgagcggatctccctccgatatgcccaccttgaggtgggcaatatcgggctgatccgatcgtgggccctagggcccaacgatcggatcctagcgttcgccaaacgggcggtcggatcgcgggactgcatcaactaacagatgcggccgcgatccgacgggatttttaatcccatccgatcgagatctggccgactttcggccagatctcgatcggggaagcccgtcgggggcccccatacacgggccaataagctgccgacacggtctgtcggcagcttttatcggcccgtgtatggccacctttactcacccAACCTGCCGACCAATCACTATGTATTATGAGGTAGAAGCCTCAATAGGCACCAGACACTATTGAGAGCCAAATGTAGAAGGGTAATGGCCCCCCTGGAGatttgcctggcgactaatcgcctcttctttggggctactaatcttcctgaactggtTCCCCATGTCTTCCGTCAGCTTTAATGAAaaacgcctgcgctaatgcacttgcagcacttcgatttccgaagtttcctcatgagtaaacttcgggcgacttcagaaaccaAAGCGATGCGAGTGCATTGTCGCaggcatttttttcattagagCCGGCGGAAGAcatggggaagcagttcggggaaattagtcatcccaaagaagaggtgattagtcgccaggccactaaatctccccgaatctccaggtgtgcccttaccctaaagcagtACTTTCCTTTTATCAGAGAATTTAATCACCTTGCACCTGCCTTTGATAAAGCTCCAGTGTGAGGTATAAAATGTGCATCAGTGCTGGgtatttttaacaaaatgtgCATGCAAGGTGAGCTTTTAAATTACCTGATAGAAAGAtacttttgcaaagaaaaaaaaaaaaaaaaaagggggggggttttAATAACTGGTATTTACAGTTTCTTTACAACTAACAACCACCCTTCAACATATGCCACTGTCCTATGTTTAAAAGTGTGCTACCAGAATAATACCTGCAGAATCTCCTTCCTTTTTGGGTTTGTTTGTATCCTTTTCCTCAGACTCCTCACTGCAGAAAGACAGTGACATTAGTATCATTTAAGACTACCATCTTGAAAATAACCACAAAAGAAACAATAATCCAACCTGTCTTCTTGTGAATTTCTCCCAGACCTCCTTTTTTCCTTTACTTCTCTAGAAGATGTACGTGCTTTCTTTGAAGGTGGAGCAGATCCTCTTCCATAGTCTTCATCTTAATTTGGAAACGCAAAAAAATTTACAACCGATATATAATCttaagggggaaaaaactttttttcgaaAGCAAGAGGCTATGGAAAAGGGTCTTTACAGACAGATTGCTCTAGTTTGTTAATGCAGACATGCATACAGTGACGCTCTATACAtatagtacttaaaggggttgttcacctttgagttaacttttagtatgatgtcgagggtgatattctgagaaaatttgcaattggttttaattttttattaattaaggttttggttttcattttttatcagttaaggtttttgagttattttgctttttattcagatcttcaatttgcattataaacaatctggtagctagggtccaaattaccctagcaaccattcattgatttaaat
Proteins encoded:
- the nucks1.S gene encoding nuclear ubiquitous casein and cyclin-dependent kinase substrate 1 yields the protein MSRPVRNRKVVDYAQYQDSDDEDYGRGSAPPSKKARTSSREVKEKRRSGRNSQEDSEESEEKDTNKPKKEGDSAEEDFGSEGDLAEGDGKADSDYESPKRSKKGKKPTPDKKRAASKQRKRSSQGDSDDEKQRKNVRQQRQAASKAASKQREMLIGDGGSEDEEQEEEDEAQFLEKDSGSDDDFMVEDDDDSDYGRSKKKKKIVKKSKPERKEKRVPKPRLKATVTPSPVKAKGKSRPAASKAPKEKSPSSKAEEEDEDPVTPPPEKKSTSPPQEKSGDDVSDDEAQSTED